One genomic segment of Chiroxiphia lanceolata isolate bChiLan1 unplaced genomic scaffold, bChiLan1.pri scaffold_95_arrow_ctg1, whole genome shotgun sequence includes these proteins:
- the FKRP gene encoding fukutin-related protein, with product MRVTPCQAALAAGIALNLLLLFCAWHGPPSPAAPPSPCRPPRGVPGVTVLLRDFEDFDNDLAGTARSFAALPVPVLVAADSPPYPPVPLPAGAALLPLRPQRPDRPPPPRPELAVRTRHVALVPDGARAVPGLLERMRDALEAGGGGNGSARVVAAPVGPRAPRCLALSVDLRAWTARYSDADAARGGGGCSALEGPPAVLLLRTRDLFALPFPLARPVPTALALQAALRGWRLRLLPGAAFPAARRPPASPHGRWKAEGLAESRRRRLLRDVGVKLEVLPDGRRRWHGCAKATPRCFGTVQARTPQYLLAGRWTPPCCLRALRETARHVARELEAAGVRYWLEGGSLLGAARLGDIIPWDYDVDLGIYREDAGKCRWLAAVAAEGRPVEDPEGFLWEKAAEGDFYRVHYSRANRLHVDLWPFYARGGTMTKDTWLGHPQDVEFPESFLRPLVPVAFAGFTAMAPNNARAFLELKFGPGAVENPEYPNPAVKRLERD from the coding sequence ATGCGGGTGACCCCGTGCCAGGCCGCCCTGGCCGCGGGCATCGCCCTcaacctcctgctcctcttctgcGCCTGGCACGGCCCCCCCTCGCCGGCGGCGCCGCCCTCCCCGTGCCGCCCCCCTCGCGGCGTCCCCGGCGTCACCGTCCTGCTGCGGGACTTCGAGGACTTCGACAACGACCTGGCGGGCACCGCCCGCTCCTTCGCCGCCCTGCCCGTGCCCGTCCTGGTGGCGGCCGACTCGCCGCCCTACCCGCCGGTGCCGCTGCCCGCCGGCGCCGCGCTGCTGCCCCTGCGCCCGCAGCGGCCCGaccgcccgccgccgcctcgcccCGAGCTGGCCGTGCGCACCCGCCACGTGGCGCTGGTGCCCGACGGCGCCCGAGCCGTGCCGGGCCTGCTGGAGCGCATGAGGGACGCGCTGGaggccggcggcggcggcaaCGGCAGCGCCCGCGTGGTGGCCGCGCCGGTGGGCCCGCGGGCGCCGCGGTGCCTGGCGCTGAGCGTGGACCTGAGGGCGTGGACGGCGCGGTACAGCGACGCCGACGCCGCCCGGGGGGGCGGCGGCTGCTCGGCGCTGGAGGGTCCCCCCGCCGTCCTCCTGCTGCGCACCCGCGACCTCTTCGCCCTGCCCTTCCCGCTGGCGCGCCCGGTGCCCACCGCCCTGGCCCTCCAGGCCGCCCTCCGCGGCTGGCGCCTGCGCCTGCTGCCCGGCGCCGCCTTCCcggccgcccgccgcccgccggcCTCGCCGCACGGCCGCTGGAAAGCCGAGGGGCTGGCGGAGTCGCGGCGCCGCCGGCTGCTGCGGGACGTCGGCGTCAAGCTGGAGGTGCTGCCCGACGGGCGCCGGCGCTGGCACGGCTGCGCCAAGGCCACGCCGCGCTGCTTCGGCACCGTGCAGGCCCGCACGCCGCAGTACCTGCTGGCCGGGCGCTGGACGCCGCCCTGCTGCCTGCGGGCGCTGCGGGAGACCGCCCGGCACGTGGCCCGCGAGCTGGAGGCGGCCGGCGTCAGGTACTGGCTGGAAGGGGGGTCCCTGCTGGGCGCCGCCCGCCTGGGCGACATCATCCCCTGGGACTACGACGTGGACCTGGGCATCTACCGCGAGGACGCCGGCAAGTGCCGCTGGCTGGCGGCCGTGGCGGCCGAGGGGCGGCCGGTGGAGGACCCCGAGGGCTTCCTGTGGGAGAAGGCGGCCGAGGGCGACTTCTACCGCGTCCACTACAGCCGCGCCAACCGGCTGCACGTGGACCTGTGGCCCTTCTACGCCCGCGGCGGGACCATGACCAAGGACACGTGGCTGGGGCACCCGCAGGACGTGGAGTTCCCCGAGAGCTTCCTGCGGCCCTTGGTGCCCGTGGCCTTCGCCGGCTTCACGGCCATGGCGCCCAACAACGCCCGCGCCTTCCTCGAGCTCAAGTTCGGGCCGGGCGCCGTGGAGAACCCCGAGTACCCCAACCCCGCCGTGAAGAGGTTGGAGAGGGATtga